In Rhodothermales bacterium, a single window of DNA contains:
- a CDS encoding TIM barrel protein, with protein sequence MKEHLPSRRSAIKKLAGAAAIVSTTGFSTEYDRQRDFKLAGNIKHSVARWCFRNFSIPDLAKNAKEMGITSVEILQPSEFGPLLELGMTCEMTVGVGSIEKNINRIENHAELVPQYLQHIDLVADAGFKNLIMFSGNRDGMDDHEGLRNCAKAIKQVVGHAEKRGVLLNMELLNSKVNHRDYMCDNTQWGVSLVDMVGSDHFKLLYDIYHMQVMEGDVIRTIKDYKDYFGHYHTAGNPGRNEIDDTQELNYPAIMRAIVETGYQGFVAQEFVPLRDPMTSLREAIKICDV encoded by the coding sequence ATGAAAGAGCATTTGCCGTCCCGTCGGAGCGCCATCAAGAAGCTGGCCGGCGCCGCCGCCATCGTGTCGACTACCGGGTTCAGCACGGAGTACGACCGCCAGCGGGATTTTAAGCTCGCGGGCAATATCAAGCACTCGGTCGCCCGCTGGTGCTTCCGGAACTTCTCGATCCCGGACCTCGCGAAAAACGCTAAGGAGATGGGCATCACGTCCGTCGAGATCCTCCAGCCGTCGGAGTTCGGCCCCCTACTCGAACTGGGCATGACCTGCGAGATGACGGTGGGTGTCGGCTCGATCGAAAAAAACATCAACCGAATCGAGAACCACGCCGAACTGGTCCCCCAGTATCTCCAGCATATCGACCTCGTGGCGGATGCCGGCTTTAAAAACCTGATCATGTTCTCCGGCAACCGCGACGGTATGGACGATCATGAAGGGCTGCGCAACTGCGCGAAGGCCATCAAACAGGTCGTCGGCCACGCCGAAAAACGCGGGGTGCTCCTCAACATGGAGCTGCTCAACAGCAAGGTGAACCACCGGGATTACATGTGCGACAACACCCAGTGGGGCGTGTCGCTGGTCGATATGGTGGGCTCGGATCACTTCAAGCTCCTCTACGACATCTACCACATGCAGGTGATGGAGGGGGACGTAATTCGGACGATAAAGGACTACAAGGACTACTTCGGCCACTACCACACCGCCGGCAACCCCGGGCGTAACGAGATCGACGACACGCAGGAGCTAAATTACCCGGCCATCATGAGAGCCATCGTCGAAACCGGCTACCAGGGGTTCGTCGCCCAGGAGTTCGTCCCGCTGCGCGACCCGATGACGTCGCTCCGCGAGGCCATCAAAATCTGTGACGTGTAG
- a CDS encoding Bax inhibitor-1 family protein: MREYAMSPSVPVAESGVDVRADFIMRTYSHLFGAMLGFALIEIILFKTGLAATIASTLMGVNWLFVLGGFMIVSWFASRTAMQAESSASQYGALVAFVAAQAILFVPLLYVADRTAPGVINSAAIVTLLGFAGLTAVAILTRKDFSFLGGILRWGFIVALVLIVAGVIFGFELGTFFSVGMVALAGAAILYDTSNVLHHYPADRHVAASLALFASVALMFWYVLRLFMSRD; encoded by the coding sequence ATGCGCGAATACGCGATGTCACCTTCCGTACCGGTCGCCGAAAGCGGCGTTGATGTACGGGCCGATTTTATCATGCGGACCTACAGCCACCTCTTCGGGGCCATGCTCGGGTTTGCGTTGATCGAGATCATCCTGTTCAAAACCGGGTTGGCGGCTACGATTGCATCGACCCTGATGGGCGTCAACTGGCTATTTGTTCTCGGTGGATTCATGATCGTAAGCTGGTTCGCCAGCCGCACCGCCATGCAGGCGGAGTCGTCGGCGTCGCAATACGGCGCCCTGGTGGCGTTTGTCGCGGCCCAGGCCATCCTGTTTGTGCCGCTGTTGTACGTCGCGGATAGGACGGCGCCGGGCGTCATCAACAGCGCGGCGATCGTGACGCTGCTGGGCTTCGCCGGCCTGACGGCTGTCGCCATCCTCACCCGGAAGGACTTTTCCTTCCTCGGCGGCATCCTGCGTTGGGGCTTCATCGTGGCGCTGGTGCTGATCGTGGCCGGAGTGATCTTCGGGTTTGAACTCGGGACGTTCTTCTCGGTCGGCATGGTGGCGCTCGCCGGCGCGGCCATCCTGTACGATACGTCGAACGTGCTGCATCATTACCCGGCGGACCGGCACGTGGCGGCGTCCCTTGCGCTGTTTGCATCGGTCGCGCTGATGTTCTGGTATGTCCTGCGGTTGTTTATGTCTCGGGACTGA